A DNA window from Rossellomorea marisflavi contains the following coding sequences:
- a CDS encoding AbrB/MazE/SpoVT family DNA-binding domain-containing protein — MKSTGIVRKVDELGRVVIPIELRRTLGIAEKDALEIYVDDERIILKKYKPSMTCQITGEVSDDNIKLADGKLILSREGADILLKEIQNALTTK, encoded by the coding sequence ATGAAATCTACAGGTATTGTAAGAAAAGTTGATGAACTTGGTCGTGTGGTTATTCCTATCGAATTGCGTCGTACACTAGGCATTGCTGAGAAAGACGCTCTTGAGATCTACGTTGATGACGAAAGAATCATCCTTAAGAAATACAAACCAAGCATGACTTGCCAAATCACTGGTGAAGTATCTGATGACAACATCAAACTAGCTGACGGTAAACTCATCCTTAGCCGCGAAGGTGCGGATATCCTTCTTAAAGAAATCCAAAACGCGCTTACTACAAAATAA
- the metG gene encoding methionine--tRNA ligase, with translation MEEKLNTFYLTTPIYYPSGNLHIGHAYTTVAGDAMARYKRMRGFDVMYLTGTDEHGQKIQRKAEEKGITPQAYVDEIVSGIKDLWGKLDISYDDFIRTTETRHKEIVEKIFTRLLEQGDIYLDQYEGWYCTPCESFFTERQLVDGNCPDCGRPVEKVKEESYFFKMSKYVDRLLAYYEENPEFIQPESRKNEMVNNFIKPGLEDLAVSRTTFDWGVKVPGDPKHVIYVWIDALSNYITALGYGTENDQKYQKYWPADVHLVGKEIVRFHTIYWPIMLMALELPLPKKVFAHGWLLMKDGKMSKSKGNVVDPVTLIDRYGLDSLRYYLLREVPFGSDGVFTPEGFVERINFDLANDLGNLLNRTVAMINKYFDGVIPSYAGPRGEYDRQLAEMGLDTVKKYEEAMENMEFSVALSSLWQFVSRTNKYIDETQPWALAKDEEKREDLGSVMSHLAESLRRVAVLLQPFLTRTPKNIFEQLNLHDEALQTWASLETFGVIPAGTEVVKKGEPIFPRLDLAEEVAFIKEKMQGSAPAAEENPSVEDSDEIAIDDFMKVDLRVAQVTAAEPVKKTDKLLKIQLDLGYEKRQVVSGIAKFYSPEDLVGRKVICVTNLKPVKLRGELSQGMILAGEENGILSLATVDQTLANGARVK, from the coding sequence GTGGAAGAGAAATTGAATACCTTCTATTTAACAACACCGATTTACTATCCAAGTGGAAATCTTCATATTGGACATGCGTACACGACTGTGGCGGGGGATGCCATGGCCCGATACAAACGGATGCGCGGGTTCGATGTTATGTATTTGACGGGAACGGATGAGCACGGACAAAAGATTCAGCGCAAAGCGGAAGAAAAGGGGATCACCCCCCAAGCCTATGTAGATGAAATCGTCAGCGGCATCAAGGATCTTTGGGGTAAACTCGACATCTCGTATGACGATTTCATCCGTACGACGGAAACCCGTCATAAGGAAATCGTCGAGAAGATCTTTACCCGTCTGTTGGAACAAGGGGACATCTACCTTGATCAATACGAAGGCTGGTACTGTACGCCGTGTGAATCGTTCTTCACGGAAAGACAGCTGGTGGATGGGAACTGCCCTGACTGCGGACGTCCCGTTGAAAAAGTGAAGGAAGAATCGTACTTCTTCAAGATGAGCAAATACGTTGATCGCCTTCTTGCTTATTATGAAGAGAATCCGGAATTCATCCAGCCTGAGTCCAGGAAGAATGAGATGGTCAATAACTTCATCAAGCCGGGCCTTGAAGATCTTGCCGTTTCCCGTACGACCTTCGATTGGGGAGTGAAAGTGCCTGGTGATCCGAAGCATGTGATCTATGTATGGATCGACGCTCTTTCAAACTACATTACCGCTCTTGGATACGGAACGGAAAACGACCAGAAGTACCAAAAATATTGGCCTGCAGATGTTCATCTTGTCGGAAAGGAAATTGTCCGGTTCCACACCATCTACTGGCCGATCATGCTCATGGCACTCGAGCTGCCGCTGCCTAAGAAGGTCTTTGCCCATGGCTGGCTGCTCATGAAGGACGGAAAAATGTCCAAGTCGAAAGGGAATGTCGTGGATCCCGTGACACTCATCGATCGCTATGGACTGGATTCCCTCCGCTATTATCTTCTCAGGGAAGTACCGTTCGGTTCAGATGGCGTCTTCACGCCTGAAGGATTCGTGGAGCGCATCAATTTTGACCTTGCCAATGACCTCGGAAATCTGTTGAATCGTACGGTTGCCATGATCAATAAATATTTTGACGGCGTCATCCCGAGCTATGCAGGCCCACGTGGCGAGTACGACCGGCAGCTTGCCGAGATGGGACTCGATACAGTGAAGAAATACGAAGAAGCGATGGAGAACATGGAGTTCTCGGTTGCTCTTTCAAGCCTGTGGCAGTTTGTCAGCCGCACGAACAAATACATTGATGAAACACAGCCTTGGGCACTTGCAAAGGATGAAGAAAAGCGCGAAGATCTCGGCAGTGTAATGAGTCACCTGGCAGAATCATTACGAAGGGTCGCCGTTCTATTACAGCCATTCTTGACGCGTACACCGAAGAACATCTTTGAACAGCTGAATCTGCATGATGAAGCTCTTCAAACGTGGGCAAGCCTTGAAACATTCGGAGTGATCCCTGCAGGAACTGAAGTGGTGAAGAAAGGGGAGCCAATCTTCCCCCGCCTTGACCTAGCTGAAGAAGTGGCCTTCATCAAAGAGAAGATGCAGGGGTCGGCGCCTGCTGCAGAGGAAAACCCATCCGTGGAAGATTCCGACGAAATCGCCATCGATGATTTCATGAAGGTGGACCTCCGTGTTGCTCAGGTGACGGCTGCAGAACCGGTGAAGAAAACCGATAAGCTGCTCAAGATCCAACTGGATCTCGGATATGAAAAACGACAAGTCGTCTCCGGCATTGCCAAATTTTATTCTCCGGAAGACCTGGTCGGTCGAAAGGTGATCTGTGTCACCAATCTGAAACCGGTCAAACTCCGCGGGGAATTGTCACAGGGAATGATTCTTGCAGGAGAGGAAAACGGCATCCTGTCCCTTGCAACCGTCGATCAAACCCTTGCCAATGGAGCACGGGTGAAATAA
- a CDS encoding TatD family hydrolase translates to MLFDTHVHLNAEQFDEDVEEVIARAKEAGVENMVVVGFDRPTIERAMELVETYDFLYASVGWHPVDAIDMKDEDLDWIEEWTKHPKVVALGEMGLDYHWDKSPEDVQKDVFRRQIRLAKKVKLPIIIHNREATQDIVDILKEEGASEVGGIMHCFSGSPEVAKECVDMNFYISLGGPVTFKNARKPKEVAKEIPLEKLLVETDCPYLAPHPNRGKRNEPAYVRLVAEQIAELKEISIEEVEAATTRNAKKLFNIN, encoded by the coding sequence ATGCTATTTGACACACATGTCCACTTGAATGCAGAGCAATTCGATGAAGATGTAGAGGAGGTCATAGCACGGGCAAAAGAGGCTGGGGTTGAGAACATGGTCGTAGTCGGATTTGACCGGCCGACAATCGAAAGGGCAATGGAGCTTGTTGAAACCTATGATTTTCTTTATGCAAGTGTAGGGTGGCACCCTGTGGATGCCATCGATATGAAGGACGAAGATCTTGATTGGATCGAAGAATGGACAAAGCATCCGAAGGTTGTGGCCTTAGGTGAAATGGGCCTTGATTATCACTGGGATAAATCACCCGAGGATGTGCAAAAGGATGTGTTCAGAAGGCAGATCCGTCTGGCTAAGAAAGTGAAGCTGCCGATCATCATACATAATCGCGAAGCCACACAGGACATCGTCGATATCCTCAAGGAAGAGGGGGCTTCAGAAGTGGGGGGCATCATGCACTGCTTCAGCGGAAGTCCGGAAGTGGCGAAGGAATGTGTGGACATGAATTTCTATATATCCCTAGGGGGTCCTGTCACCTTCAAGAATGCGCGAAAGCCGAAGGAAGTGGCAAAGGAGATCCCTCTCGAGAAGCTGTTGGTGGAAACCGATTGTCCGTATCTTGCACCGCATCCCAACAGGGGCAAGCGGAACGAACCGGCCTATGTGAGGCTGGTTGCTGAACAGATTGCCGAGCTGAAAGAAATCTCCATCGAAGAGGTGGAAGCAGCTACAACCCGCAACGCAAAGAAATTATTCAACATTAATTGA
- a CDS encoding G5 and 3D domain-containing protein, translated as MNEKNMKSLFSKSLSRGKWIVTVATIVTSAAIFGILFYEGSKKAVALTLDGEQKEIRTHANTIQDILEELDVSNRSEDYLYPSGDTKVSNNMKIVWEPAKQVEVTVGDQNKKVWTTADTVKDLLSEQDIELGEHDKIQPDVSEKIDGNTKVKIDTAFALSLVDGGKKKKVWSTSTTVADFLKQQGITLKKTDRVEPELDTVIGEKDVVNVVRVEKVTDVVEEATDFTVVSKKDADLENGQEKVVQEGKKGKKEKKFEIVKENGKEVSRKLISEKTVKESQDKIVSVGTKKLVAQVSRGKSTAAAKPVSTSAKEESSGGKEFYVSSTAYTASCNGCSGHTASGLNLKANPNAKVIAVDPSVIPLGTKVYVEGYGYAVAADTGGAIKGNKIDVFYSDHADAYRWGRKTVKVKILD; from the coding sequence ATGAATGAGAAAAACATGAAAAGCCTGTTTTCCAAGTCTTTGAGTCGAGGGAAATGGATCGTGACGGTTGCAACGATCGTTACCAGTGCAGCGATCTTCGGAATTCTTTTTTATGAAGGTTCGAAGAAGGCGGTCGCATTGACCCTGGACGGCGAGCAAAAAGAGATAAGAACGCATGCAAATACAATTCAAGATATATTAGAAGAATTAGATGTTTCAAATCGCTCTGAAGACTATTTGTATCCCTCGGGAGATACAAAGGTATCCAACAATATGAAAATAGTATGGGAACCGGCTAAACAGGTAGAAGTGACAGTTGGAGATCAGAACAAGAAGGTCTGGACGACAGCTGACACGGTAAAGGATTTACTCTCTGAACAGGACATTGAATTAGGGGAGCACGACAAGATTCAACCGGACGTATCAGAGAAGATTGACGGGAACACGAAGGTAAAGATTGATACCGCATTTGCCCTGTCCCTTGTAGACGGCGGGAAAAAGAAGAAGGTATGGTCTACTTCGACTACGGTCGCTGACTTTTTAAAGCAACAGGGAATCACACTCAAGAAAACAGACCGAGTTGAACCAGAATTAGACACAGTCATTGGGGAAAAAGATGTCGTAAATGTTGTTCGAGTTGAAAAAGTCACCGATGTAGTGGAAGAGGCAACAGATTTTACGGTTGTTTCCAAAAAAGATGCCGATCTTGAAAACGGCCAGGAGAAGGTTGTTCAAGAAGGGAAAAAAGGTAAGAAGGAAAAGAAATTCGAGATCGTGAAGGAGAATGGGAAAGAAGTCTCCAGAAAGCTGATCAGTGAAAAAACCGTCAAAGAAAGTCAGGATAAGATTGTCAGTGTCGGCACGAAAAAGCTTGTAGCCCAGGTTTCCCGCGGGAAATCGACTGCTGCAGCCAAGCCCGTCAGCACCAGCGCCAAGGAAGAGTCGAGTGGCGGCAAGGAATTCTATGTGAGCTCTACGGCTTATACAGCTTCTTGTAATGGGTGCTCGGGGCATACGGCTTCAGGTTTGAATCTAAAAGCCAATCCGAATGCAAAAGTCATCGCCGTGGATCCATCCGTCATTCCCCTCGGTACGAAGGTATACGTAGAGGGATATGGATATGCGGTTGCCGCTGATACAGGCGGAGCCATCAAAGGCAATAAAATCGATGTGTTCTATTCCGATCATGCCGACGCTTATCGCTGGGGCCGGAAAACCGTGAAAGTGAAGATCTTGGATTAA
- the rnmV gene encoding ribonuclease M5, protein MKIKEIIVVEGKDDTVAIRRSVDADTIETNGSAVSPVTIEKIKHAHEKRGVIIFTDPDFPGERIRKIVSDAVPGCKHAFIHKKDALPKAGRGIGVEHASPEAIREALKEAQVIQEDQEELITQEDLIDAGLVGSPKSKDRRIALGEKLRIGYTNGKQLHKRLRMFNIQKEEFKKALMEIIQEEEHA, encoded by the coding sequence ATGAAAATTAAAGAAATCATCGTGGTGGAAGGAAAGGATGACACGGTCGCGATCCGTCGCTCCGTGGATGCAGATACAATCGAAACGAATGGTTCTGCCGTTTCTCCCGTAACCATTGAAAAAATAAAGCACGCACATGAAAAGCGCGGGGTCATCATCTTCACGGATCCCGATTTCCCTGGGGAGCGGATCCGGAAGATTGTCAGTGATGCTGTACCTGGCTGCAAGCATGCCTTCATCCATAAGAAGGATGCCCTTCCCAAGGCGGGAAGGGGTATCGGCGTGGAGCATGCCAGTCCCGAAGCGATCAGGGAGGCCTTGAAAGAGGCCCAGGTCATTCAAGAAGATCAGGAAGAGCTGATCACTCAGGAGGACCTCATTGATGCAGGTCTGGTCGGCAGTCCGAAATCAAAGGATCGCCGGATTGCCCTTGGTGAGAAGCTTAGAATCGGTTACACTAATGGGAAACAATTGCACAAGCGTCTGCGGATGTTCAATATTCAAAAGGAAGAATTCAAGAAGGCACTAATGGAGATCATTCAGGAGGAAGAGCATGCATAA
- the rsmA gene encoding 16S rRNA (adenine(1518)-N(6)/adenine(1519)-N(6))-dimethyltransferase RsmA, with protein MHKDIATPIRTKEILEKHGFSFKKSLGQNFLIDPNILRNITDHAGLSKETAAIEIGPGIGALTEHLARTSGKVVAFEIDQRLIPILEDTLSPYDNVTIVNQDVLEADVASIIETELAGYEDIMVVANLPYYVTTPIILKLLMERLPIRGICVMLQKEVGDRISARPGTKAYGSLSIAIQYYTEAEMVMTVPKSVFMPQPNVDSAVIRLTKRSVPPVQVQDEDFLFTVSRASFAQRRKTILNNLTSQLPQGKEKKELILAALSKAGVDPTRRGETLSIEEFGILSDALLPDFKE; from the coding sequence ATGCATAAAGATATAGCGACACCTATACGAACAAAGGAAATCTTGGAGAAGCACGGATTCTCATTCAAAAAGAGCCTCGGACAGAACTTTTTGATCGATCCGAATATCCTCCGTAATATCACCGACCATGCCGGTCTATCCAAAGAGACGGCGGCCATCGAGATCGGACCCGGGATCGGGGCTTTGACGGAGCACCTTGCCCGGACTTCTGGGAAAGTGGTTGCGTTTGAAATCGACCAGCGCCTGATTCCAATCCTTGAGGACACCCTTTCGCCTTATGACAATGTGACGATCGTGAACCAGGATGTGCTGGAAGCGGATGTGGCATCGATCATCGAGACGGAACTCGCTGGATATGAGGATATTATGGTCGTTGCGAACCTCCCGTATTACGTCACGACGCCGATCATCCTGAAGCTGTTGATGGAGCGCCTGCCGATCCGCGGGATCTGCGTGATGCTCCAGAAGGAAGTAGGGGACCGTATATCGGCCCGTCCCGGGACAAAGGCCTATGGCTCCCTCTCCATCGCCATTCAGTACTATACGGAGGCAGAGATGGTCATGACCGTACCAAAGTCTGTCTTCATGCCGCAGCCGAACGTCGATTCAGCCGTCATCAGGCTGACGAAACGGAGCGTCCCTCCCGTCCAGGTACAGGATGAAGACTTCCTTTTCACAGTTTCACGTGCTTCCTTTGCCCAGCGCAGGAAGACGATCCTGAACAACCTGACAAGTCAGCTTCCCCAAGGGAAAGAAAAGAAAGAGCTTATCCTGGCGGCCCTGTCGAAAGCGGGCGTCGATCCGACTCGTCGCGGGGAGACCCTTTCAATTGAAGAATTCGGCATCCTCAGTGATGCCTTACTACCTGATTTTAAAGAATAA
- the yabG gene encoding sporulation peptidase YabG codes for MNIEINDVVGRLSYQCDILFRVIDIRMVNGQKTAMLYGEDYRLIADAPFHDLKKMDPRERDRITREFRNLEEQSFDLFKQDIELLKHKQEYRVTNAYREDYNYFQVPGKVLHLDGDPSYLRKCLDLYEKIGVPVKGIHCSETEMPNRIGPLIDKYRPNIIVLTGHDAYTKSKGGKGEINAYRHSKYFVEAVKEARRKSPHLDQLVIFAGACQSHFESLIHAGANFASSPSRVNIHALDPVYIVAKICFTGFKDSVNVWDVIRNTLTGEKGLGGIETKGVLRTGMPFKITDDE; via the coding sequence ATGAATATCGAAATCAATGATGTCGTCGGCCGGCTATCGTATCAATGTGATATATTATTCCGCGTGATCGATATCCGTATGGTGAACGGCCAGAAAACGGCGATGCTGTATGGGGAAGATTATCGATTGATAGCGGATGCTCCTTTTCACGACCTGAAGAAGATGGATCCGAGGGAACGTGATCGGATCACCAGGGAATTCCGCAACCTCGAGGAGCAATCCTTTGACTTGTTCAAACAGGATATCGAACTCCTCAAACATAAGCAGGAATACAGAGTGACCAATGCCTACAGGGAAGACTATAACTACTTCCAGGTCCCTGGCAAAGTCCTTCATCTTGATGGGGACCCCAGTTATTTAAGGAAATGCCTCGATCTGTACGAAAAGATCGGCGTGCCCGTCAAAGGGATACACTGCAGTGAAACCGAGATGCCGAATCGAATCGGTCCTCTGATTGATAAATACAGACCGAACATTATCGTCCTCACCGGACACGACGCGTATACCAAATCGAAAGGTGGTAAAGGGGAAATCAATGCCTACAGGCACTCTAAGTATTTTGTGGAGGCCGTCAAGGAAGCCAGGAGGAAATCTCCCCATCTTGATCAACTTGTCATCTTTGCAGGGGCATGCCAGTCTCATTTTGAGTCGCTGATCCATGCCGGGGCCAATTTCGCAAGCTCGCCTTCGAGGGTGAATATCCATGCCCTCGATCCCGTCTACATTGTGGCGAAGATCTGCTTTACGGGTTTCAAGGACTCTGTCAACGTGTGGGATGTGATCCGCAATACGCTCACGGGTGAAAAGGGCCTTGGGGGAATCGAGACCAAAGGGGTGCTCCGGACGGGAATGCCATTCAAGATCACAGACGACGAATGA
- the veg gene encoding biofilm formation stimulator Veg — MPKTLADIKRSLDSNLGKRLMLKANGGRRKTIERSGVLAETYPSVFVVQLDQEENAFERVSYSYADVLTETVQLTFYDEAAGNIIFSQQ; from the coding sequence ATGCCAAAAACATTAGCCGACATTAAAAGGTCCCTTGATTCCAATCTCGGGAAGCGATTAATGCTCAAAGCAAACGGTGGACGTCGCAAAACGATTGAGCGTTCAGGCGTTCTTGCCGAAACGTATCCTTCAGTGTTCGTGGTTCAGCTCGATCAAGAAGAGAATGCGTTTGAAAGAGTTTCTTACAGCTATGCAGATGTTCTCACTGAGACAGTTCAACTAACATTTTATGATGAAGCAGCAGGAAATATCATCTTTAGCCAGCAGTAG
- a CDS encoding small, acid-soluble spore protein, alpha/beta type: protein MAKRKGVMSDQLKAELAKDLGFYDVVEREGWGGISSRDAGNMVKRAVELASQQLTSRNQS, encoded by the coding sequence ATGGCTAAACGAAAAGGTGTCATGTCTGATCAATTGAAGGCAGAACTCGCCAAAGATCTAGGTTTTTATGATGTCGTGGAACGCGAAGGCTGGGGCGGCATTTCCTCACGGGACGCAGGCAATATGGTGAAGCGGGCTGTGGAACTCGCAAGCCAGCAGCTGACCTCCAGGAATCAGTCGTAG
- the ispE gene encoding 4-(cytidine 5'-diphospho)-2-C-methyl-D-erythritol kinase: MRLSVKAPAKINLSLDVLHKRPDGYHEVEMVMTTIDLADRIELVDLPEDKITILSHNRFVPDDGRNLAYQAAQLLKKKFNIKKGVAITIDKVIPVAAGLAGGSSDAAATLKGLNELWGLGLSMDELADLGAEIGSDVSFCVYGGTALASGRGEKIRHLPSPPNCWVILAKPTIGVSTADVYKNLDVKNLKHPDTQAMINALENESYHGICDHLSNVLESVTLNMYPEVAHIKDQMERFGADSVLMSGSGPTVYGLVQYESRVHRIYNGLRGFCDQVFAVRMLGE; the protein is encoded by the coding sequence ATGAGGTTATCAGTAAAGGCGCCTGCAAAGATCAACCTGTCTTTGGATGTGTTACATAAGCGGCCGGACGGTTACCATGAAGTCGAAATGGTCATGACGACGATCGATCTTGCGGATCGAATTGAACTGGTGGATCTACCAGAAGATAAAATTACAATTCTTTCGCATAATCGGTTTGTTCCGGATGACGGACGGAATCTTGCTTATCAGGCAGCCCAGTTGTTAAAGAAGAAGTTCAATATCAAAAAGGGTGTGGCCATCACCATCGATAAGGTGATCCCTGTTGCAGCAGGACTGGCAGGTGGCAGCAGTGATGCGGCCGCCACGCTGAAAGGTCTGAACGAGCTGTGGGGTCTTGGATTGAGCATGGACGAGCTTGCGGATCTTGGGGCTGAAATCGGCTCTGACGTTTCGTTCTGTGTGTACGGGGGGACGGCCCTGGCATCGGGGAGAGGGGAGAAGATCCGCCATCTTCCATCCCCGCCGAACTGTTGGGTCATCCTGGCCAAGCCTACGATCGGTGTATCGACGGCAGACGTCTATAAGAATCTGGATGTGAAAAATCTGAAGCATCCGGATACACAAGCGATGATCAATGCGCTGGAAAATGAGAGCTATCATGGGATTTGTGATCATCTCAGCAATGTTTTGGAATCTGTCACATTAAATATGTATCCTGAAGTGGCGCATATTAAAGATCAAATGGAGCGCTTCGGTGCCGATTCGGTATTGATGAGCGGAAGCGGTCCGACGGTATATGGATTGGTGCAATATGAATCGAGGGTCCACCGGATCTACAACGGCCTGCGCGGCTTCTGTGATCAGGTGTTCGCGGTCAGGATGCTTGGTGAATAA
- the purR gene encoding pur operon repressor, which yields MKFKRSERLIDMTHYMLDRPHQLVPLTFFSERYGSAKSSISEDLTIIKETFEGRGVGTVQTVPGAAGGVKYIPKVNTEEAKAIISELCEHMESSDRLLPGGYLFMTDLLGNPQLMKKVGKMLASAFAEKEIDVIMTVATKGIPIANAIASFLNVPVVIVRRDSRVTEGSTVSINYVSGSSKRIQSMVLSKRSLKEGSKVLVVDDFMKAGGTVNGMKNLLEEFSATLSGIGVLVESDTLDERLVDDYVSILKLSEVNERDKQISLTEGNYFQSGVTFLP from the coding sequence GTGAAGTTTAAACGAAGTGAGCGATTAATCGACATGACCCATTACATGTTGGATCGTCCTCATCAACTTGTCCCTTTGACTTTTTTCTCTGAGCGGTACGGTTCAGCCAAGTCTTCCATCAGTGAAGACCTGACCATCATCAAGGAGACATTCGAAGGGCGCGGGGTAGGCACGGTCCAGACGGTTCCAGGGGCAGCGGGCGGAGTGAAATATATCCCCAAGGTGAATACGGAGGAAGCAAAGGCGATCATCAGTGAGCTTTGCGAACATATGGAAAGTTCCGATCGTCTTCTGCCTGGAGGATATCTGTTCATGACGGATCTTCTGGGAAATCCTCAGCTGATGAAGAAGGTCGGGAAAATGCTCGCTTCTGCATTCGCTGAAAAGGAAATCGATGTCATCATGACGGTGGCGACCAAGGGGATACCCATTGCCAACGCCATTGCATCATTCCTGAACGTGCCCGTTGTGATCGTCCGTCGCGATAGCCGCGTAACGGAAGGATCCACTGTGAGCATCAATTACGTGTCGGGGTCTTCAAAGCGGATCCAATCCATGGTCCTGTCCAAGCGGAGCCTGAAAGAAGGATCGAAGGTATTGGTCGTCGATGACTTCATGAAGGCTGGTGGTACAGTGAACGGGATGAAGAATCTGCTCGAGGAATTCTCTGCCACCCTGTCGGGGATCGGGGTCCTTGTCGAATCGGATACGTTGGATGAACGGCTGGTGGATGACTATGTTTCCATCCTGAAGCTGTCAGAAGTCAATGAGCGGGATAAACAGATCTCGTTGACGGAGGGGAATTACTTTCAGTCAGGGGTAACGTTTTTACCATAA
- a CDS encoding RidA family protein, which translates to MRTVSTNQAPAAIGPYSQGIVVNNLFYSSGQIPLTPEGMMVEGDVQAQTHQVFRNLQAVLKEAGASLESVVKATVFIKNMDDFGAINEVYGEYFSSHKPARSCVEVAKLPKDALVEIEVIALVK; encoded by the coding sequence ATGCGTACAGTTTCAACGAATCAGGCACCTGCAGCCATCGGACCATACTCTCAGGGGATCGTGGTGAATAATCTGTTCTACAGTTCAGGACAGATTCCATTGACTCCGGAAGGGATGATGGTAGAAGGAGATGTGCAGGCGCAGACACATCAAGTGTTCCGCAATCTTCAAGCCGTGCTGAAAGAAGCCGGTGCAAGTCTTGAATCCGTCGTGAAGGCGACCGTGTTCATCAAGAACATGGATGACTTCGGGGCAATCAATGAAGTGTACGGGGAGTATTTCAGCTCTCATAAACCGGCTCGGTCCTGCGTAGAGGTAGCGAAGCTGCCGAAGGACGCACTGGTAGAAATCGAAGTCATCGCACTCGTGAAGTAA
- the spoVG gene encoding septation regulator SpoVG, protein MEVTDVRLRRVNTDGRMRAIASITLDNEFVVHDIRVIDGNNGLFVAMPSKRTPDGEFRDIAHPINSGTRGKIQDAVLEEYHRLGELEEVELEEAGAS, encoded by the coding sequence ATGGAAGTGACAGACGTAAGATTACGCCGTGTTAACACCGATGGCCGAATGAGAGCGATTGCATCTATCACGTTGGATAATGAATTTGTCGTACACGACATCCGTGTGATCGATGGGAACAATGGCTTATTTGTGGCAATGCCAAGTAAGCGCACTCCTGATGGGGAATTCCGAGATATCGCCCACCCGATTAATTCAGGTACCCGAGGTAAGATCCAAGATGCTGTTTTAGAAGAGTATCATCGTCTAGGTGAGTTAGAAGAAGTAGAACTGGAAGAAGCGGGGGCTTCTTAA